From a single Nitrososphaerota archaeon genomic region:
- a CDS encoding aspartate aminotransferase family protein encodes MFATEDRYFAPVYQKYPVAIVRGEGAKLWDASGREYIDFMGGYGVAVVGHCNPYVVEAIKRQASRLITCHGSLYNDARAEFLEELASISPDGLTKIYLGNSGAEAVECAIKLARKATFRREIVAMSGAFHGKTIGALSVTWNPKYRAYFEPLLIDVRFVPFGDIQKAYEAVSDATAAIIVEPIQGESGIHPAPRGYLEALRKIADEKGCLLIFDEIQSGLARTGRMWAHQHTQAKPDILCTAKGLGGGFPLSATIASEKVMSAFKPGDHTSTFGGNPLACAAGSATVRYLKEEGLEKRAERLGERLKKGLEALKEGHKVVREVRGMGLMLAMELRFEVKNILLSALKKGLILLYSGKNVLRFLPPLVITEEEIDRGLMVLDELLAEEDRAHFQALSSA; translated from the coding sequence ATATTTGCGACCGAAGACCGATACTTCGCACCAGTATATCAGAAGTATCCCGTGGCTATAGTTAGAGGTGAGGGTGCTAAGCTCTGGGATGCTTCTGGTAGAGAGTACATAGATTTTATGGGAGGGTATGGTGTAGCGGTAGTAGGGCACTGTAACCCCTATGTCGTAGAGGCTATTAAGAGGCAAGCCTCTAGGCTAATAACCTGCCACGGCTCACTTTATAACGACGCTAGAGCCGAGTTCCTAGAGGAGCTCGCCTCGATAAGCCCAGATGGTTTGACGAAGATCTATCTTGGAAACAGCGGAGCTGAAGCGGTCGAATGCGCCATAAAGCTTGCACGCAAAGCCACTTTTAGAAGAGAGATTGTAGCAATGTCAGGGGCCTTCCACGGCAAGACCATAGGTGCACTCTCGGTAACATGGAACCCTAAATATAGGGCATATTTTGAACCCCTCCTCATTGATGTTAGGTTCGTGCCTTTTGGTGATATTCAGAAGGCCTATGAGGCAGTCTCAGATGCAACCGCAGCCATTATAGTTGAGCCCATCCAAGGAGAAAGCGGTATACACCCAGCACCTCGAGGGTACTTGGAGGCTCTTCGCAAGATTGCTGACGAAAAAGGTTGCTTACTCATCTTCGACGAAATCCAGAGCGGTTTGGCTAGAACTGGGAGGATGTGGGCTCACCAACACACTCAAGCCAAGCCCGATATATTGTGCACAGCAAAGGGTTTGGGCGGAGGCTTCCCGCTGAGCGCTACGATAGCGTCAGAGAAGGTTATGTCAGCGTTCAAACCCGGGGACCACACATCAACATTTGGCGGCAACCCCTTGGCTTGTGCAGCTGGCTCAGCAACCGTACGCTACTTGAAGGAGGAGGGGCTTGAGAAGAGGGCTGAGCGGCTCGGCGAGAGGTTGAAGAAGGGTCTTGAAGCACTTAAAGAGGGGCATAAAGTTGTGAGGGAGGTTAGGGGGATGGGGCTTATGCTCGCTATGGAGCTTAGGTTCGAGGTTAAGAATATATTATTATCAGCCCTGAAGAAGGGTCTAATCCTACTCTACTCTGGGAAAAATGTTCTGCGCTTCCTACCACCACTAGTGATAACAGAGGAGGAGATCGACCGAGGGCTGATGGTGCTAGACGAGCTTCTGGCTGAAGAAGACCGAGCTCACTTTCAAGCCCTGTCTTCAGCGTGA
- a CDS encoding Lrp/AsnC family transcriptional regulator: MDDIDQKIIEILKRDSRTPYVKIGQEVGLSEAAVRRRVQNLIQSGVIKRFTIEVETGGANAITLLTVSSATPTQKVSERLKELKNVEVVHEITGQFDIAVFISASNIAEINRCIDEIRKIEGVMTTNTVIVLRTIR, encoded by the coding sequence TTGGACGATATAGACCAAAAGATCATCGAAATCTTGAAGAGGGATTCGAGAACACCATATGTGAAGATAGGTCAAGAGGTTGGTCTGTCCGAAGCTGCGGTTAGAAGGAGAGTGCAGAACCTTATTCAGTCGGGCGTTATCAAAAGGTTCACGATCGAGGTCGAAACTGGTGGTGCCAACGCCATAACCCTCTTAACAGTTTCTTCAGCCACACCCACCCAGAAGGTATCTGAGAGGCTCAAAGAGTTAAAGAATGTCGAAGTAGTTCACGAAATCACAGGTCAGTTCGATATAGCCGTCTTCATATCAGCATCTAACATCGCAGAGATAAACAGATGTATAGACGAAATACGCAAAATAGAGGGGGTAATGACGACAAATACCGTCATAGTTCTGCGTACTATCCGATGA
- a CDS encoding 2-isopropylmalate synthase gives MSNKKVDVDDLLAEAALGYSNLYNNPPKDSRRIRLLDSTLREGEQAPGVTFTHRQRLQIAWMLDYFGVDAIEISPIISPDHLRSTKEIIHAGLEADIVAHIRALKSDIDEALKCDAEWIAMYHSASDIHLDYKLRVSREEAIRRSVEAVEYAKSHGLKMRFTLEDASRAEPDFLKCFAKSVAEAGATRIGLPDTVGALRPQGMFNMVKTVAEVVRKPIDVHCHNDLGLALANSLAGVEAGADQIHVTINGLGERVGITPLAEAAIALKIFYGAKLDVRLNMLTELSQLVEAYTGIKTHTMAPLVGVNAYKHKAGTHVAAVLRARSAYELIPPKVVGNRRRIIIGELSGKNEAAFLLKLLGLQPDEVTASTAARGLKDLRCGDLFEVELTDEMEKLILELDEAINKERS, from the coding sequence ATGAGCAACAAAAAGGTGGATGTTGACGATCTACTTGCTGAGGCTGCTCTTGGCTATTCTAACCTATACAACAATCCGCCTAAAGACTCTAGGAGGATCCGCCTACTCGACTCAACGCTTAGGGAAGGTGAGCAGGCTCCGGGGGTAACTTTTACTCATAGGCAGAGGCTGCAGATCGCCTGGATGCTCGACTATTTTGGTGTAGATGCTATAGAGATCAGCCCGATTATTTCGCCTGATCACCTGCGTTCAACGAAGGAGATCATCCACGCTGGTTTAGAGGCTGATATAGTTGCTCACATTCGCGCCTTAAAGTCTGATATCGATGAAGCATTAAAGTGTGATGCTGAATGGATAGCTATGTACCACTCCGCCTCAGACATACATCTCGACTACAAGCTTAGGGTTTCGAGGGAGGAGGCGATAAGGAGGTCTGTGGAAGCGGTAGAGTATGCTAAGAGCCACGGGTTAAAGATGAGGTTCACACTAGAGGATGCGAGTAGGGCTGAGCCAGATTTCCTAAAGTGTTTCGCCAAGAGCGTAGCTGAAGCCGGGGCTACGAGAATAGGCTTGCCAGACACGGTAGGAGCTTTACGCCCGCAAGGGATGTTTAATATGGTTAAGACGGTCGCAGAGGTGGTTCGCAAACCTATTGATGTTCACTGCCATAATGACCTAGGTTTGGCTCTAGCGAATTCTTTGGCTGGTGTAGAGGCTGGTGCTGATCAGATACACGTCACAATAAACGGGTTAGGTGAAAGGGTGGGCATAACTCCATTGGCTGAAGCGGCTATTGCGCTCAAGATCTTCTATGGCGCTAAACTGGATGTGCGGTTGAATATGTTAACCGAGCTATCTCAACTCGTCGAAGCATATACTGGCATAAAGACGCACACCATGGCGCCTCTAGTAGGGGTGAATGCATACAAGCATAAAGCGGGAACACACGTTGCAGCTGTCTTAAGAGCCCGCTCTGCATACGAACTCATCCCACCGAAAGTAGTTGGTAACAGAAGGCGTATAATTATTGGTGAGCTCTCTGGGAAGAACGAAGCCGCCTTTCTCCTCAAGCTACTAGGGTTGCAGCCTGATGAGGTAACAGCCTCTACTGCTGCACGTGGTCTTAAGGACCTAAGGTGCGGAGACCTATTTGAAGTTGAGTTGACCGATGAGATGGAGAAGCTTATTCTGGAGTTAGACGAAGCAATTAATAAGGAGCGATCCTAA
- a CDS encoding lysine biosynthesis protein LysW, with product MKCLECDATIKLPSDVLEGEIVTCQDCGASYEVYKNEKGEIDIRPAKVEGEDWGE from the coding sequence TTGAAGTGCCTCGAATGTGATGCGACGATAAAGCTTCCGAGCGATGTGCTAGAGGGCGAAATAGTAACCTGCCAAGACTGCGGCGCCTCTTACGAAGTCTATAAGAATGAGAAGGGGGAAATCGACATAAGACCAGCTAAAGTGGAAGGGGAAGACTGGGGAGAATAG
- a CDS encoding [LysW]-aminoadipate/[LysW]-glutamate kinase codes for MIVIKVGGSILGEGVHPNILDDLKAVAYTNKVILVHGGGKEVTEVAEKLGKEQKFVVSPEGIRSRYTDWETVVIYNMVMSGKMNKEIVTTLQRVGIPAVGLSGVDGGLIRAERKKKLIIVDERGRKRIIDGGYTGKIKGVDAALLNLLLEKNYLPVISPVALGDEYEFLNVDGDRAAAYIAGGVKADKAIFLTDVKGLILEGKLVEKISAAEAKNLLPKIGFGMEKKVLAALEALQMGVKECVIASGLSENPISTALKGEGCTVIYGE; via the coding sequence CTGATCGTAATCAAAGTCGGGGGGAGCATATTAGGAGAAGGTGTACATCCAAATATTTTGGATGATCTGAAAGCGGTCGCCTACACAAACAAAGTAATCCTAGTGCACGGTGGCGGAAAAGAAGTGACAGAGGTCGCTGAGAAACTCGGTAAAGAGCAGAAGTTCGTGGTCTCGCCCGAGGGGATAAGAAGCAGGTACACAGACTGGGAGACCGTAGTGATCTATAATATGGTTATGTCGGGTAAGATGAATAAAGAGATAGTCACCACGCTTCAGCGCGTAGGCATACCGGCAGTAGGGTTATCCGGGGTAGACGGTGGGTTGATAAGAGCGGAGCGTAAGAAGAAACTCATTATAGTAGATGAGAGGGGAAGGAAGAGGATTATAGACGGAGGCTACACAGGGAAAATAAAAGGCGTGGACGCTGCGCTGCTAAACCTACTGCTCGAAAAAAATTACCTACCCGTCATCTCACCAGTGGCGTTAGGAGATGAGTACGAATTCCTTAATGTCGACGGCGATAGAGCCGCTGCATACATTGCTGGCGGCGTAAAGGCTGATAAAGCGATCTTCCTAACCGATGTCAAAGGGCTCATACTGGAAGGCAAGCTCGTTGAGAAGATTTCAGCAGCCGAAGCTAAGAACCTCTTACCAAAGATAGGGTTCGGGATGGAGAAGAAGGTCTTAGCAGCGTTAGAAGCTCTGCAAATGGGTGTAAAAGAATGCGTAATCGCCTCAGGTCTCTCAGAGAACCCGATCTCAACGGCGTTAAAAGGCGAGGGATGTACGGTGATCTACGGTGAATGA
- the lysX gene encoding lysine biosynthesis protein LysX, translating to MPTITMLYDTARWEEKALIEAAKRKDVPLKPIECKDQYYDLARIDRSEYGDIVLQRCVSYFRSLHLTALLEAHGIKVVNGLHEAITAGNKLFTTLALIKAGVPTPRTMLAFTPEGSLAALEELGYPAVIKPVIGSWGRLLALVNDKEAAEAVLEDREHMFPLYQVYYLQEKVNRPPRDIRAFVIGDRVVAAIYRVSPEGSWRTNTSRGGKAVNCPVTKEVEDICLRAARAIGEGIFGVDCMETPDGLVVHEVNNTTEFRNSVPATGVDIPGYIIEYLVEKTKRC from the coding sequence ATGCCAACAATCACAATGCTCTACGACACGGCAAGATGGGAGGAGAAGGCACTTATCGAAGCTGCCAAACGTAAGGATGTACCCCTCAAACCAATAGAGTGTAAAGATCAATACTACGATCTGGCCAGGATTGACAGATCGGAGTATGGAGATATCGTGCTTCAGAGGTGTGTCAGCTACTTCAGAAGCCTACACCTAACGGCGCTGCTTGAGGCACACGGCATAAAGGTTGTTAACGGGCTGCACGAAGCCATAACAGCTGGCAACAAGCTCTTCACAACTTTAGCGCTGATAAAAGCTGGTGTCCCAACCCCCAGAACGATGCTAGCCTTTACACCAGAAGGCTCTTTAGCTGCTTTAGAGGAGCTTGGTTACCCGGCTGTGATCAAGCCTGTAATAGGGAGCTGGGGTAGGTTGCTCGCTTTGGTCAACGATAAGGAGGCTGCTGAGGCTGTGCTAGAGGATCGTGAGCACATGTTTCCCCTTTACCAAGTCTATTATCTGCAGGAGAAGGTGAACAGACCGCCTCGAGATATTCGCGCATTCGTAATCGGAGACAGAGTAGTCGCAGCCATTTACCGTGTCTCACCGGAGGGGAGTTGGCGAACCAATACATCAAGAGGTGGGAAGGCTGTGAACTGCCCAGTAACTAAAGAAGTCGAGGATATATGCTTAAGGGCTGCACGCGCAATAGGTGAAGGAATATTCGGTGTTGACTGCATGGAGACTCCTGACGGTCTTGTGGTGCACGAGGTTAACAACACAACAGAATTCAGAAACAGCGTACCAGCAACAGGTGTGGACATACCAGGCTATATTATAGAGTATCTCGTAGAGAAGACTAAGAGATGCTAA
- the thiI gene encoding tRNA 4-thiouridine(8) synthase ThiI yields the protein MTEKMFDCVLIHYGEIALKGLNRPFYERKLVENIERALEGEEYADVKNIHGRLILELNERSDVSRIEERLKRVFGIAWFAFCHRTEADKESIIKCVDKNIPFNPGEKVKVSTNRADKTLPFTSIDLNRELGAHLVNTFNVKVSLKVPEKEVFVEIADGEAYIHTQKIKGLCGLPVGASGKVLHLLSGGIDSPVAAWLLMKRGCEVDYLHFHAFQRFDERWNAKILNLVKVLNRYSFSARIFFVSFSPFEIEAMKVPLKYRLILFRRYMVRVGEKIASKYGIAALSSGENLAQVSSQTLENLSVIERAVSTPILRPLLTYDKNETVNLAKQIGTFELSIRPYKDCCSLFVAKHPVTKARLEDVKRIEGEMNLDEAVNTSVEKAEVVEVKEAL from the coding sequence TTGACCGAAAAAATGTTTGACTGCGTGCTCATACACTACGGCGAGATAGCATTAAAGGGGCTCAACAGACCATTCTACGAAAGGAAGCTAGTTGAGAACATAGAGAGGGCGCTCGAAGGTGAAGAATACGCTGATGTGAAGAACATTCACGGCAGACTCATCCTAGAGTTGAATGAAAGGTCCGACGTTAGCCGGATCGAGGAGAGGCTCAAAAGGGTCTTCGGCATAGCGTGGTTCGCATTCTGCCACAGAACAGAAGCCGACAAAGAAAGTATAATAAAATGCGTCGACAAAAACATACCCTTCAACCCCGGGGAGAAGGTAAAGGTATCTACTAACAGAGCCGACAAAACCCTACCCTTCACATCCATCGATCTAAATAGGGAACTTGGAGCACACCTAGTAAACACATTTAACGTTAAAGTGTCGTTAAAGGTGCCTGAAAAGGAGGTCTTTGTCGAAATAGCGGATGGCGAAGCATACATCCACACACAGAAAATAAAGGGGTTGTGTGGTCTCCCAGTAGGTGCATCTGGCAAGGTTCTGCACCTTCTATCTGGTGGCATAGATTCGCCTGTTGCTGCTTGGCTGCTTATGAAGCGGGGCTGTGAAGTAGACTACCTCCACTTTCACGCCTTCCAAAGATTTGATGAAAGGTGGAACGCTAAGATCCTTAATCTTGTTAAGGTGTTGAACCGCTACTCCTTCTCAGCACGAATCTTCTTTGTATCCTTCTCACCCTTTGAGATAGAAGCTATGAAGGTGCCTCTCAAATACAGGCTGATCTTATTCAGAAGGTATATGGTGAGGGTTGGTGAAAAGATCGCCAGCAAATACGGCATAGCAGCATTAAGTAGCGGCGAAAACCTCGCGCAGGTCTCTTCGCAAACACTTGAAAACCTGTCAGTGATAGAGCGCGCGGTCTCCACACCCATACTCAGACCCCTCTTGACGTATGATAAGAATGAAACCGTCAACTTGGCGAAGCAGATTGGAACATTTGAGCTCTCCATAAGGCCCTACAAAGACTGCTGCTCGCTCTTCGTAGCGAAGCATCCAGTAACGAAGGCTAGGCTTGAGGATGTTAAGAGGATAGAAGGCGAGATGAACCTTGATGAAGCCGTAAACACAAGTGTTGAGAAGGCTGAAGTGGTGGAGGTTAAAGAAGCACTATAG
- the argC gene encoding N-acetyl-gamma-glutamyl-phosphate reductase, translating to ELHRDEIRQASYVACPGCMAVTSILALAPFIKADLIDRKHIVVDSKIGSSGGGTKPSLGTHHAERYGVIRPYKPVGHRHTAEIEQELSLLANEKVTISMSPHAVNIVRGILCTIHTYPKKPITAPEVWRTLRGFYREEPFIRFVRDRKGLYRYPDPKIVVGSNFCDIGFEVDEHANRLVLLSATDNLIKGAAGSAVQCMNVMLGFDERMGLNVGGLHPV from the coding sequence GAGCTTCACAGAGATGAGATAAGACAGGCGAGTTATGTTGCCTGCCCAGGGTGTATGGCAGTTACTTCAATACTCGCTTTAGCGCCGTTTATCAAAGCAGACCTTATAGATAGGAAGCATATTGTGGTCGATTCAAAGATAGGCTCGTCTGGTGGTGGTACGAAGCCGAGCTTAGGCACGCATCACGCTGAGAGGTATGGTGTGATCAGACCGTATAAGCCTGTTGGGCATAGACATACGGCTGAGATAGAGCAGGAGTTGAGCCTGCTTGCGAACGAGAAGGTTACGATATCGATGTCTCCTCACGCAGTAAACATCGTTAGAGGGATATTGTGCACTATACACACCTACCCTAAGAAGCCGATAACAGCGCCAGAGGTTTGGAGGACTCTCAGAGGCTTCTATAGAGAGGAGCCTTTCATAAGATTTGTTAGAGATAGGAAGGGGCTTTACCGATACCCAGATCCGAAGATCGTGGTCGGGTCGAACTTCTGTGATATTGGGTTTGAGGTGGATGAGCACGCGAACAGGCTTGTTCTGCTCTCAGCGACAGACAACTTGATCAAGGGTGCGGCTGGCTCTGCAGTGCAGTGTATGAATGTGATGCTCGGGTTTGATGAGCGGATGGGTCTAAATGTAGGTGGCTTACATCCGGTGTGA